CACGTGAACACAGCTAAAATTCACCAGGGACAGAAAATCAACCACCTTCTCCACATCTGAAGCATTTGACGCCAAGAGAGAGCGGGTTTTGGTGCCACAAGCTATGCAGAACCTGACTGTTTCTCCCCGGACAAGGAGCACAAGGCTACTCGGCCAGGAGAAAAGGCCGGAGCGGTATCAGAAGACGTCGGAGCAATACTTACTGTCAGGAGCTGAACCATGTCCACAGGTCTCTGCGAAACGGGGTGAGGAGACGGCTCCTGTTTGAGCGCGGACTGGGGCTCCGGGCGATTgaggggcagccccggcggggcgCCGGGACCCGACGTCGTGGGGATAAACATGGATTGCTTGGGAACCGCCTGAGGTTGGTGCGGTGACGGAAGCTCCTGTTTCATTGAGATAGCGACGGGCGAAGGGTAGGAGGTCTGGCCCGTGTCCGCTTGTGCCCTCTGAAGGTGGACGTGAGGGTCTATCGGCGCCGCGTGCCTATTTACAGTGGGGTGGTGACTCTGTTCGGGTCCTGCTGCCGGCGGGCCCTTGGGATCCTGCGGGATCTGAGGAGTCTTGCTGCGTACTGGCTGGCTGGGGTGCGAGTGTTCACCCTCCTGTAGACCCTGGGAAGCAGGCGGcgtggggaaaaaggaaagattttgggCCACGGGCATATCGGAACTCGTTGGTTCAACGCTAAGGCTGCCAGGACACCATCAGATGGCTGGTGGAGAAATGGGTGTCTCCACGCCACAGCACCAGCCCTGCTGCGGTGGGGCCTGGATCAGCCGCCCCTTCCCAAGCCACCCCAGCAGCTTCTCACACCCCAGAGCCGAAACCGCATCCCCCGAATCCTGCCCCAAGCCCTCCGTTATCCACGCCAGGCGTCTGAGGATGTCCGACCCCCACGCTACCTCGATGCTGATATTTCTCTCCCCAAAACCTCTACGTCTAGAAACCTGCAGGTAGGTTTGAGTCCTAGAGTAGTTAAGAAAACATGTTTGTTTCCAGCTTCCTCTAATGCTAAGCAGCATTCGAACCCCATTTCCCAAACAAAAATAGCTCCTCTCGTGCTTTGAACTTAAGTTGGCTTGGAGAATAATCACAGAGAGCTAAACTCAGCTCCTGTGGCCACACAAAGCCACGCCGGGGCTGTAATTAGCTCAAAGCGCTCCAGCTTTCAGgtagaaggagaagaaagggttTTATTTCTCACCTGAGATGGGGTCATGCTCCGGGAAGGCAACCCGATCGGCGAGGCACCCGGGAACTGAGGATGCCCGAGCTGTGCCGCCGTATGGTAATTCCTCATGTCGCCGTACACAGACCGATAATCGTGAAAGGAGCTCCCCGCGGGGTGCATGATCTGCACCCCGTGCGGTACCACCACCGGCTGCGTCAAAGGCAGTCCAGGCAGCTGGCTGCCGGAGGGGACGCTGAGGAGCCGGGGCTCGCTGTGAGGAGAGTGTGCCATCTTGCCTTCGGAGGATTTGGGCGTCTCTTTTCCAGGTTGCGGGGTCTTACTGACGGGGGGAGTTTTCACAGCCCCTTCAGGCGTTCGGGATTGTCTCGTTTCCGAGTGGTGCTCGCCCACGGCGGCCATGTGCGGGTGCATGATCATCCTCACGTCCCGGGGGACGTTGTACTGGTCCAGCCGGATGCTGGTGGGGTGCATGCGGTAATCCGGCTGCATCACCAGCACGTCCGACTGAACCGGGGCTGGCCCCCTGCACACCGTGGTGTGGTGGTAATGCATCTCCTCCTCGGGGGCATgctgagaggagagaggaggcatGACTATGTCTCGTATCGGAGCTGGCTGGGGCGTGCTGGACCGCTGAGGTTTGATCTCTATCTGGGGTTGCAGAGCGGCTCTGGGGGAATGGAGCGCTTCCGGGCGGATGCCGTAAGGGATGCCGGAGAGAGGAGGGGTGTTCATCCTCACCTCGCCTTGGGACAGATGGCCCAGGGACACAGTCTGCGTTACGCTGTGAGGGGGCATGATAACAGATTGCTCGGGATGCATGCTGGATATGTACTGAGGAACGGGAATTCCCGGTGCCAGCATGACCGGGGTACTGCTCGATAGAGCCGGAGACGAGGTACTGCCGGGATGACAAGCCCGGGGGAACGGCGACGGCGAGTGCCCACTAGTACGGGGCGAGTGCGGCTCCTGTTTGGTGACCCCCAAGTGGGAAATAGCCCGGTCGGTCGGGGTGCTGGGTCCCGAGCTGACGTGGTTTGCTTCCGAATGCATTTTCCCAGAGAGGGAAGGGTGGTGGGGACTGACTCCAGGACTCAAGTTGGAGGGTTGCAGAGTCTTGGTCTCCACTTTGAGAGCAGCCGGATCGGACAGTTTTTTGTTCACAACCATCTGGTTGTGGACGAGTACGGGTGGAGTGTTTACAGTCTGAGTGAGGACTTTACCGGGCTGAGACGCTGGAGTCTGAACAGAAAGGTGGGACGAGTCGGACTTCTCCAGCGCAGTGCGCTCTTGTTTAACGGAGGAGATGACGGGCGACGTATTGTAAGCTTGTGTCCCTAGTACCAAAGAAGAATGGGTGGAAACAGTCCCGTAGCCCGCCGAGGTCTGGGAGCCTTTTGGCGTCGGCTGAGATGGTGTGATAGGTTCCTGTTTAATCTGAGACTTGGACACCGACTGCTGAAACTCTATGTCGACGGCGCTGGCTGGGGGAATCTGGCTGATCTTGGCACTAATTCGCTGAGGGCCTTCTGTCTTCTGTCCCGAGTAACTCAGAAGGACTACGCCTTCCGAGGTGTTCACCCGCAGCCCCGGACTGGACCCAGTCTCTACAGGCCTCTCCTCAATAATAGACATCGATCCTGGATGAAACCGGCTGTTATCATTTGTGCTTGACCTCTGCTTAAATTTCGGCGAGGGGGCGTTGACGAGACACGTCTGGGTTTGGGGAGCTTGCTTCACCAAGGTGATCCTCGGAGCCTCCTCCAGATCCATGCTGTGGGGCATCCTGCTTATGACAGAAGTGGCTTTGGGAGCAATCACGGTGCTTATCTTTTCCTTCTCGCTGAACACGGGGGCTTCGGCCACCGGTGGGTCCAAGGCGTTGGTGACGGGAACTGCCGGCTTCTCCTCCGAAACCGGCTTTATGGCCTCCACTGCGGGGTGGAGGGGTGCCTCCTCCAAACGAGGCGCGCTCACCGGCTCGGCGTGCGTCGTCGTCACGTGCGTGGAGGTTATGCTCGTCGCTGAGACATACTTGGGCTCCATGAGTATCTTCCTCAAAGTGCTGGAATTTGTATCGATATCCGACGCCTTCGTGTCTGGTGGGAGAGCGGGTGGGGGCGTGGAACGGGCACGGGGTTCCTCGTGCCTTACCATCCACTCCGGCACCTTGGCAGTGCCAGAGTGAAGGGGGACGATGGTGGCGGGCACCGGGGTGGGCAGTTTGGCTGCCACCGCTGCCGAAGGGACGGTGGGAAGGGCTGCATTTGGGGCGCTGGGCGGCGTGATGGGGGTGTTCTCCATGGGCGACCGTATCTTGAACCCGCTCTGACTCCCCTCGTCGAGGGTAACCGGCGGGGCCGGCAGGTCCAGGGGAGTCGGAGCGGGCGCTTTCGGAGAGGTGCCGCTCTCAGCAACGGCTTCATGCACAGCCGCAACGtcagcagctgcagccttgctggCATCGGAAGCGCTTGGCTCCATGGACGCCTGAGCTATGGTTTTagtttgcttttcctccttcgAGGCTTCTTCGGGCTTCGTCTTTACTTCGTTGGCGGGGGGCGACTTGCTCGGCACCCTCTCCGGCTCGAAGGCGTTGACTTCAGTGGCGTCGCCCTTTCTGCCCGTGCTCCTTTTGCGTCTCTGCCGTGTGGTTTTCTGACGGCCCTTTTCCTTCCGAGCAACTTCAGCCTCCTGCAAGGTCTCGGCCTCCTGCGCAGAGTTGGAAGATTCGCTGAAGCTGACTTCGGCCTCCTTGCTCTCCGTCTCTACCGCCGgcggggcagagctgggaacCGGCTGCACCGCGGGCTCGACAGCAGCCTCAGTTTCTAGGATATTATTCACTGCCTGATCAGTTTCAGGCTCCATCTCCTCCCGAGGTGACGGTAACACCAAAGGCTCCGTGGGGATTTCAGCTTCCGATTCAGCGGGATACGTCGGGGGTGCAGGAAAGCTTTCCGTCTCTCCAGAAATATCATTGATGATGGAGCCGATGGCCGCTGCCAGCTCTGTTTCACTAGCCTGATGCGCGGGTttatctccttcctcctcctgacgAACTTCGGGCACGTCTGCCGTTGGGTCTTTGTAGGCAGCAATTGACGGAGGAGTTTCGGTGAGTTTTGCAATGTTCTCCACGGCCTGCTCGAGTTCGATCTGTTTGGCTAACTGGGCAGCTTCGGGGGACTGCTTTGGCTCCCGTATCACCTCTTTTTCCGTTTCTGGGAATGAATCTTCTACCTCATTCTTAGCAAAATGGGGTGGCAAGATGTCCTCTTTTGGGGGGCTCTTCATTTTGGCCGGCGACACCGCCACCGGCTCTGCCTCCTCATCAGTCGGCCGCAAGGCGCCCTTGACTTCGTCCACGTTGAGGCGTATTTCTACGTTTTTGAGACACACGGATGCTTTATCTACGACAGTTTTGGTATTTTTATACCTTCCCCTTTTGGATTTTGTAACCTTTTCCGGCACCGGTTTCTTCTCAGTGATCTCAACCGTGGGGATTTCTAGCTGGTTTTTCTCCACATCCAGTTCTTTCCTATCACGTTTCTGCTCGCTCGCTGCCGGCTCTTTCTCAGTGCCTTTGGCTTTATTGCCGTTGTCACCGATGCTCGATTCCTGACTGCTTCTTTCAGCAGCATCTTCGGATTCAGCCGAGGTATCGGCTTTCGGTTcgttcttccctttcttcccctgttGGCTGGTAGCAGCTGATGAGTGACTGTGTGTTAGCTTCTGGGATCTAGGCGATCTCCAACCTTCTGCAGGCTTAGGAGCTTCCACAGCGTCTTTAGTTTCAGCCTCCTCCACCTCTTGCTGTACCGGTTCTGTCTTTATTGGAGAGATGTCCTCCTCCGGCTTACGGCGGGTTTTCGGAGGTCTTCCCCTCCTCGGGGTCGTAGGAACAGTTGTCACCGTTTCCTGCGgttccttttcccctctcttcctggTGGATCTAGTGACCTCCACGGAGTCCTTCACCGGAGACGGGCCCTCATTGTCCCCCGTGGTAGCGTAGACTGACCTTACGTTTCTGCGCCTAGTCCGGCCTATTGGCAAGCTTGGCTCCACGTTTTCCGGCTCTGCAGCAGAACTAGGGGATTTAGCAGCATTCCTCGAAACCTTCTCCGCCTCCACTTTCAATTCAGAAAGCTTCTGCGTCTCCCCACGAGGAGAGCTCGACCTTTTGAGTTTTTCACGGTCAATTCTTTCACTCTTCCTCGTGACGGGCTTTTCTGTGACGTTAGCTGCTGCCGATTGCACGGGAGTCTTGGAGCGTTTACTCTTGTAGGACTTCTTGTCTTTTACAACAACCGGAGGTTCGACTTCCATATCGTTGTCGGAAACGGGCGGCAGGACCTCAGCAGCCACCTCCACCTTTTGACTCGCACTAGCATCAGCGTTGGCAGAAGGCGGAGGATTTTCTTCTTTAGGCTCGGCAGCCTCATCGGACTTCTGAACTAGCTTGGGCGGAGGTGGAACCAACTGGGCAGCTTCAGGTTCTGGATCTACACTGATGTCCACCTGGGGAAACGAAGCTCCGGGAGTAGGAGGCTTGGTATCCAAGTATGAAGGATGCTCTGTTGCCACAGTGTCTTCCTCCGGTGCCAGGGTTGTAGCGACAACTTCTTTACTAGCTTCTATGACTGGCGGGGGCTCGGTTTGCTCGGGTGGTTCAATTTTGACAGGAGCAGCAAGTTCAGGAAAAGGTTTTTGCTCCTCTGCTGTAGAAGCAGGTTCAgatggtttttcttcttttacagaagCTGTTTCCACCACCACCTTCTCATTCGCTACCTTCTCGGAAGCCACCGGTGCTGGTTCCTGTGGTAGGACAGCAACCGAAGAGGGACCCACTACTGAGGAAGTTTTATGTTCTGGCTCTTTAGTATCAGGAACCGCTTCTGGTGTTTTCGGCCggttttctttgtcttcctgtttttccacttcttttggtttctgatctttctctttttctttctgctgcattCGCGTCAGTTCAATAAATCTGCTGTGGAAGAGAACCACCGGTTCTTGCACCAAATCAGCCGCGCTGTTAGTCCCATCAGAGGAAGACTGTCTCCCGTACAACCTACCAGAAATGAAGTCCAGATCATCGTCTTTTCTCTCTAAATGCTGCAGGCGCTTGGAGTCCTGTTCAAAGATTGAGCTATGCAAAAACCGAGAAGCAAACAGTTCCTGTCTCTCTTGTTCCTCCTCTTTATGATCTTCTTTCTTATCGTCTAGTTTCCCACCTTCTGAATCagtcctgatttttttctttttcatataccAAGACGGAATAGGTCTCGGAGCCGAGTCAACCTTCTCTTTGTCTTTATTGTTTCTAAAACTAGCAAATCGTGAATCCCAATCTAGAAAGGACCAGTTTTCTTCTCTGGATGAAGAGAGAGATTTGGCTCTTTCAAGCAAGGCCTTTGTGTCTGGTGTGATTGTCTTGTCCAATGCGAAAGAgtaaaatttgtttctttctaagGAACTTGACAGTCTTTCCTCTCTTTCACGTAACTTCTCTTCTCTGTCCCTTAATAAAAAAGACAACCTGGAACTCTCTAACAAGGACGAGGCTTTTGGGGAATGGGGCTTGTTTTCACTGTCGTCATCTGAATCTGAAGGCACCTCCCCAGGTTCCAGGTCTCGGACAGACCGCTTGCGTATGCTGTCTCTTTTGACGATGCTGCTCGGGAAGCTGATATCAACTCGACCAGGCTCCTGCTTCACTTGTGTTTCCCACCTACTCGAGTCATCTTCAGAACTCAGCACGGATAGTTTTATTTTAGCCATTTCTGCCATCTGCTCCCTTCTGCTGGAATCGTAAGGATTAAATTTCAGCGAGTCCTCCCTCACAGTCATGTTGGAGTACGAAAGACCCTTCTCTTCTATTTTCGGTGACTCTTTGGTTTCCTTTAGCGGCATTAGCCTCGGAGAATCGAGCGTGTCATCATCTTCGTGGAAAGGGAAGTGTCTGATACTAGGGGAACAGGATGTCCTTTCTGAGTCCTCACTCACCTGACGAGAACTTCtgtagtttctttctcttttagtgCTAATTTCAAAGTCAAACTGGtcagtctttttccttttacttggTGGAGAGTCATCGGTGACGTCTTGCGGAGGTTTTCCCACCTCGTGGACCAAGCTCCGTCTTTCGTATTCATCCACATCTTTCTTTGGGCTGCCAAACTTCTCAGACTTTGCAATCTCCATTTCCAGCTGCTGTTTTAACCTGCGACTTTGCTCCATTTGTTTCCTGTAGCTCTGCGTGTGGTCAATGTCAATGCCAATTTTCTCCTCCGTATCAGTTGACTGAGGTTTCTCTTGGCCAAGTTTATGGTCAGGTGCGTCTTCAGGAAGACCAGAGTAATTCTTCCTCGCGTCCTCTCTCTCTGTTCCTTGGTCGTCGAGTAGCTGTACCTGTTTATGCTGGGGCTTTACTGGGTTCGATTTTTTAGAAGAGAGTTCCTGAACTTCCACCGGTTCATCGGCTGCCTCCATCAGCCTCGCCTGCAGATCTAGGGTGGGACGCATGCCAATCCCACCAACGTTAAGAGTCTCCTGAATTTCTTTGGGACTAGTAACAGGAATAAGTCTTTCCAGTTTGAGTTTTTTAGATTCCCTTTTAAGCATCTCCTTCCTCAGGGGTTTTCTCTCCAATTCTCCTTCCCTTAACATTGTCGCTTCTCTAGACGAAGCCGTTGCATCAAGCTGCTTTTTCAAAACCACGCGTGCATCCTCCTCATCTTGGCTACTTCTTTTTACTTCCAGTTTTTGCCGGTCAGGCTTCAGATTTGCATCGGCAAAACGTCTTTTACGAGCCTCCAACTTGTCTAAATCTACCGCGTTGGCCCCCTCGGAAGTTTGCTCCGTCTTCAAGTGCTTTTTGGGTTTCAGTTTTCCCTCCTTATCCACCACTTCTACGTGACTGGCAAGGGCTTTCTCTTTTTGCACCTTGGTTCTGACAGGTTCCAGTTTAGGCTGCTCAGACTTGGTTTGCTCAGCTTGAGATGTCTGGGTTTTTTGTTCAAGGAGCGGGGATTTCATAGTGTCATTATCAAGCTTCGCTCTCAGTTTCTCCAAAGCGGGCTGATCAATaactttgccttccttttcttttactcGGGTCAACACCACACAGGGCATTAATTCCAGGCGGTTTTTAGCTGTCCCTTCCTTGTCACCTCTCTCTTTGCTTTGTTTACTATTGCCCTTCACTTTTTCGGGGCTGGGCTCTCTCTCGTTCTCTTGATCTGTTTCAGAAGACTGCGAGCTGGGCGAatggatttttgcttttcttttttgcttatcggttttttccttttctagtttTTCCGGCTTTTCCTTTCTCACCAAGCGCTTTTCCTTGTCGACTCTCTCCTGGTCGAAAGCAcgctctttctctgttttttcgtTTTTTGCATAACGTTCCACGCGGGCTTTGTCAAGCTTGTCGTATCGTGGAGGAGACAAAGAGCTGCAGCTGCCGCTGCGATCCGATGACCTGCTGTAAATCCTCCTCTCCGAATCGCTCTGCAGCCTTTCCGATTGCGAGGGAGACGCTCCAGGGCTCTGCGGACGCCTGGAATGCGTTGGACTCTGGCTCCGTTCAATTGGTCTCCGTTCATGGTCTCTGTCCCGATCGGATTCAAACCGTTCCcgttccctctccctctcccgtTGCCTGTAACTGTACTCCCTTATGTCCTGCTCATAGGGATCGCCTCTGTAATCCCTGTACTCGCGGGGGTCGTCGTAGTATCGTGGGTCATAGTAGTCTCCTTGGTAGGGATCCCACTCTGCGTAGAATTCCCTGCCTCGAGCCGGATATTCTCGCCGAGGATCTTCAGGATACGTCCCCGGGGTCCGAACAGTCTCGTAGTAAGTACGATCAGGGGCGTATTCGTAAGATCCTCTTCGCTCGTCTCTGCTAAATATAAGAATAAACAGGTAAGTTCTCCTTCTCAACCAACATACTGCATTACCATGTTCTTTGCTATGCAGGGGAAtcattttataatttctttaCGTGCGCATCAAGGCGACTGTACACAGCTGCCTACAGGGATTTAACAACAACGCATCGGTGCGCAGTGGATGAAGTGCTTTTTTAGTTTATCAAATACCACATGCAGTGAATTGGTCATTTTGCAATAGCTCTGCCAAGTATcttttcaccaccctcactgctTCAGGCTTGCCCaatttaaatattgcattaaatTTAAGGTAAAACCCACACAGCACCCACGCGCAGTCTGTCACAGTGAAGCCCACCCCACCTCACGAACCTGAAACCTAGCGCTGAAAACATGAGTCAAGTCAAAACTCAAGGCTCCCCATCTCACGAACGTAAAACCTAACGCTGAAAACATGAGTCAAGTCAAAACTCAAGGCTGGAACCTCTCCGTTACTAAGCACTGAAGTGGTAATAAGActtctttaaaaatgctaaaCCCTGTAACCGATCATTTAATTCCAAAATTGGCTCTTTCGCTGCATGTGACATGCTGACGTTGCCTATTTACAGACccagtcaataaaaaaaaaaaatcaggttgtttaTGAGAGCAGGTGAATTCATGGGAAGTATTCAGCAAAATAAGTCAAGCAATTAGTGTTATTATCTCAATAGttccaaacagcaaaaataagCCATTTGTAAGACTGAACACACCTCTTTGGCGGAGGGGTGGCCTAGAACTGGCGCTCCAGTTCTCCACCATTACAGCGTGTTTTGCACGCTCTATTTCACGTAGGTTTATTTGGCTTCACAATTTCTGTTAAAAGTTGACAGGTTCCACATTTTATGAAATGGAcgacattggaaaaaaaaaaaccccacaaagaaacaaaacacggAAGATAAAACCCTCATTCTGCAAGTGAAGTGGGACACTGTGGGAGGCAGCtgtgaagttaaaaaaattaatcacaggttttgtttggggttttttttgtagggtttttttcctttggttcctATTTAGACTGGCTACAACCACAACCTTAGAGAAGCTGGTTAGTGGAGATCATTGCCAAGAGGAGCGCGGAGGAGGAGCAGAAGATGCAGAACTCGCTCAATCACTCCGTGATTCATTATTCTAAGCGTCTCCTACTGGCTATGCGAGCATaatggcagaaaaaggaa
The Rissa tridactyla isolate bRisTri1 chromosome 16, bRisTri1.patW.cur.20221130, whole genome shotgun sequence genome window above contains:
- the SPEN gene encoding msx2-interacting protein isoform X4 produces the protein MVRETRHLWVGNLPENVREEKIIEHFKRYGRVESVKILPKRGSEGGVAAFVDFVDIKSAQKAHNSVNKMGDRDLRTDYNEPGTIPSAARGLDDTVSIASRSREVSGFRGGGGGPTYGPPPSLHAREGRYERRLDGASDNRERAYEHSAYGHHERGTGGFDRTRHYDQDYYRDPRERTLQHGLYYTSRSRSPNRFDAHDPRYEPRAREQFTLPSVVHRDIYRDDITREVRGRRPERNYQHSRSRSPHSSQSRTQSPQRLASQASRPTRSPSGSGSRSRSSSSDSISSSSSTSSDSSDSSSSSSDESPARSVQSTAVPAPASQLLPSLEKDEPRKSFGIKVQNLPVRSTDTSLKDGLFHEFKKYGKVTSVQIHGASEERYGLVFFRQQEDQEKALNASKGKLFFGMQIEVTAWIGPETESENEFRPLDERIDEFHPKATRTLFIGNLEKTTTYHDLRNIFQRFGGIVDIDIKKVNGVPQYAFLQYCDIASVCKAIKKMDGEYLGNNRLKLGFGKSMPTNCVWLDGLSTNVTDQYLTRHFCRYGPVVKVDFANRESQLAFYHSMEKTGQDIRDFYEMLAERRDERRGSYEYAPDRTYYETVRTPGTYPEDPRREYPARGREFYAEWDPYQGDYYDPRYYDDPREYRDYRGDPYEQDIREYSYRQRERERERERFESDRDRDHERRPIERSQSPTHSRRPQSPGASPSQSERLQSDSERRIYSRSSDRSGSCSSLSPPRYDKLDKARVERYAKNEKTEKERAFDQERVDKEKRLVRKEKPEKLEKEKTDKQKRKAKIHSPSSQSSETDQENEREPSPEKVKGNSKQSKERGDKEGTAKNRLELMPCVVLTRVKEKEGKVIDQPALEKLRAKLDNDTMKSPLLEQKTQTSQAEQTKSEQPKLEPVRTKVQKEKALASHVEVVDKEGKLKPKKHLKTEQTSEGANAVDLDKLEARKRRFADANLKPDRQKLEVKRSSQDEEDARVVLKKQLDATASSREATMLREGELERKPLRKEMLKRESKKLKLERLIPVTSPKEIQETLNVGGIGMRPTLDLQARLMEAADEPVEVQELSSKKSNPVKPQHKQVQLLDDQGTEREDARKNYSGLPEDAPDHKLGQEKPQSTDTEEKIGIDIDHTQSYRKQMEQSRRLKQQLEMEIAKSEKFGSPKKDVDEYERRSLVHEVGKPPQDVTDDSPPSKRKKTDQFDFEISTKRERNYRSSRQVSEDSERTSCSPSIRHFPFHEDDDTLDSPRLMPLKETKESPKIEEKGLSYSNMTVREDSLKFNPYDSSRREQMAEMAKIKLSVLSSEDDSSRWETQVKQEPGRVDISFPSSIVKRDSIRKRSVRDLEPGEVPSDSDDDSENKPHSPKASSLLESSRLSFLLRDREEKLREREERLSSSLERNKFYSFALDKTITPDTKALLERAKSLSSSREENWSFLDWDSRFASFRNNKDKEKVDSAPRPIPSWYMKKKKIRTDSEGGKLDDKKEDHKEEEQERQELFASRFLHSSIFEQDSKRLQHLERKDDDLDFISGRLYGRQSSSDGTNSAADLVQEPVVLFHSRFIELTRMQQKEKEKDQKPKEVEKQEDKENRPKTPEAVPDTKEPEHKTSSVVGPSSVAVLPQEPAPVASEKVANEKVVVETASVKEEKPSEPASTAEEQKPFPELAAPVKIEPPEQTEPPPVIEASKEVVATTLAPEEDTVATEHPSYLDTKPPTPGASFPQVDISVDPEPEAAQLVPPPPKLVQKSDEAAEPKEENPPPSANADASASQKVEVAAEVLPPVSDNDMEVEPPVVVKDKKSYKSKRSKTPVQSAAANVTEKPVTRKSERIDREKLKRSSSPRGETQKLSELKVEAEKVSRNAAKSPSSAAEPENVEPSLPIGRTRRRNVRSVYATTGDNEGPSPVKDSVEVTRSTRKRGEKEPQETVTTVPTTPRRGRPPKTRRKPEEDISPIKTEPVQQEVEEAETKDAVEAPKPAEGWRSPRSQKLTHSHSSAATSQQGKKGKNEPKADTSAESEDAAERSSQESSIGDNGNKAKGTEKEPAASEQKRDRKELDVEKNQLEIPTVEITEKKPVPEKVTKSKRGRYKNTKTVVDKASVCLKNVEIRLNVDEVKGALRPTDEEAEPVAVSPAKMKSPPKEDILPPHFAKNEVEDSFPETEKEVIREPKQSPEAAQLAKQIELEQAVENIAKLTETPPSIAAYKDPTADVPEVRQEEEGDKPAHQASETELAAAIGSIINDISGETESFPAPPTYPAESEAEIPTEPLVLPSPREEMEPETDQAVNNILETEAAVEPAVQPVPSSAPPAVETESKEAEVSFSESSNSAQEAETLQEAEVARKEKGRQKTTRQRRKRSTGRKGDATEVNAFEPERVPSKSPPANEVKTKPEEASKEEKQTKTIAQASMEPSASDASKAAAADVAAVHEAVAESGTSPKAPAPTPLDLPAPPVTLDEGSQSGFKIRSPMENTPITPPSAPNAALPTVPSAAVAAKLPTPVPATIVPLHSGTAKVPEWMVRHEEPRARSTPPPALPPDTKASDIDTNSSTLRKILMEPKYVSATSITSTHVTTTHAEPVSAPRLEEAPLHPAVEAIKPVSEEKPAVPVTNALDPPVAEAPVFSEKEKISTVIAPKATSVISRMPHSMDLEEAPRITLVKQAPQTQTCLVNAPSPKFKQRSSTNDNSRFHPGSMSIIEERPVETGSSPGLRVNTSEGVVLLSYSGQKTEGPQRISAKISQIPPASAVDIEFQQSVSKSQIKQEPITPSQPTPKGSQTSAGYGTVSTHSSLVLGTQAYNTSPVISSVKQERTALEKSDSSHLSVQTPASQPGKVLTQTVNTPPVLVHNQMVVNKKLSDPAALKVETKTLQPSNLSPGVSPHHPSLSGKMHSEANHVSSGPSTPTDRAISHLGVTKQEPHSPRTSGHSPSPFPRACHPGSTSSPALSSSTPVMLAPGIPVPQYISSMHPEQSVIMPPHSVTQTVSLGHLSQGEVRMNTPPLSGIPYGIRPEALHSPRAALQPQIEIKPQRSSTPQPAPIRDIVMPPLSSQHAPEEEMHYHHTTVCRGPAPVQSDVLVMQPDYRMHPTSIRLDQYNVPRDVRMIMHPHMAAVGEHHSETRQSRTPEGAVKTPPVSKTPQPGKETPKSSEGKMAHSPHSEPRLLSVPSGSQLPGLPLTQPVVVPHGVQIMHPAGSSFHDYRSVYGDMRNYHTAAQLGHPQFPGASPIGLPSRSMTPSQGLQEGEHSHPSQPVRSKTPQIPQDPKGPPAAGPEQSHHPTVNRHAAPIDPHVHLQRAQADTGQTSYPSPVAISMKQELPSPHQPQAVPKQSMFIPTTSGPGAPPGLPLNRPEPQSALKQEPSPHPVSQRPVDMVQLLTKYPIVWQGLLALKNDTAAVQLHFVSGNNVLAHRSLPAPEGGPPLRIAQRMRLEASQLEGVARRMMVESDYCLLLALPCGRDQEDVVNQTESLKAAFISYLQAKQAAGIINVPNPGSNQPAYVLQIFPPCEFSESHLSRLAPDLLASISNISPHLMIVIASV